The following proteins come from a genomic window of Sphingobium cloacae:
- the ctrA gene encoding response regulator transcription factor CtrA, which translates to MRVLLIEDEPTTAKAIELMLTTEGFNVYTTDLGEEGLDLGKLYDYDIICLDLNLPDMHGYDVLKKLRAARVQTPVLILSGVAEMDSKVRSFGFGADDYVTKPFHREELIARIHAVVRRSKGHSQSVIRTGKLAVNLDAKTVEVDGNRVHLTGKEYAMLELLSLRKGTTLTKEMFLNHLYGGMDEPELKIIDVFICKLRKKLALACGGENYIETVWGRGYVLRDAEEEAQVQAKVA; encoded by the coding sequence ATGCGCGTCCTGCTTATTGAAGATGAACCGACCACGGCCAAGGCCATCGAGCTGATGCTCACGACCGAAGGGTTCAACGTCTATACGACGGACCTGGGTGAAGAGGGCCTCGACCTCGGCAAGCTCTATGATTACGATATCATTTGCCTGGACCTGAACCTGCCGGACATGCACGGCTATGACGTGCTCAAGAAGCTGCGCGCCGCCCGCGTCCAGACTCCGGTGCTGATCCTGTCGGGCGTGGCGGAAATGGACAGCAAGGTCCGCTCCTTCGGCTTTGGCGCCGACGATTATGTGACCAAGCCCTTCCACCGCGAGGAACTGATCGCGCGTATCCACGCCGTCGTCCGCCGGTCCAAGGGCCATTCGCAATCGGTGATCCGCACCGGCAAGCTGGCCGTCAATCTGGACGCCAAGACGGTGGAAGTGGACGGCAACCGCGTCCACCTGACCGGCAAGGAATATGCGATGCTGGAGCTGCTCTCGCTCCGCAAGGGCACCACGCTGACCAAGGAAATGTTCCTGAACCACCTTTACGGCGGCATGGACGAACCGGAACTCAAGATCATCGACGTTTTCATCTGCAAGCTGCGCAAGAAGCTGGCGCTGGCCTGCGGCGGAGAGAATTATATCGAGACGGTGTGGGGCCGCGGCTATGTGCTGCGCGACGCCGAGGAAGAAGCGCAGGTTCAGGCCAAGGTCGCCTGA
- a CDS encoding LysR family transcriptional regulator, with translation MRLPDFEAWAMFAAVVEHRSFTDAARALGVSKATVSKAVTRLEQHLDTSLFHRTSRRLSLTESGRRLVAHAERILSEGVAAEEAARDETAELSGTVRLGAPMTFGLLRIAPLIAQFCKENPLVDVDLQLSDAHIDLVEAGLDATIRIADMPDSSLRARKLADVMLHVVASPAYLAERGRPVHPSDLSGHHCLCYSNSPTPGVWRFFGPGRQHVVVQVHARLTVNSGEAMLPALGEGIGIARLPDFIVGDALAAGDLEEILHDWRPPALGLHLVTPPSRLRPARVEALLDFLVRHHDC, from the coding sequence ATGCGTCTCCCCGATTTTGAAGCCTGGGCCATGTTCGCTGCCGTGGTGGAGCATCGCAGCTTCACCGACGCGGCGAGGGCATTAGGCGTCTCGAAGGCTACCGTTTCCAAGGCTGTCACCCGGCTGGAGCAGCATCTGGACACCAGTCTCTTCCATCGCACCAGCCGTCGCCTGTCGCTGACAGAAAGCGGGAGGCGGCTCGTCGCCCATGCCGAACGCATCCTGTCCGAAGGCGTCGCGGCGGAGGAAGCGGCGCGCGACGAAACGGCCGAGCTTTCCGGCACCGTGCGTCTGGGCGCGCCCATGACCTTCGGCCTGCTTCGGATCGCCCCGCTTATCGCGCAATTCTGCAAGGAGAATCCGCTGGTGGATGTCGATCTGCAACTTTCGGATGCGCATATCGACCTTGTCGAAGCCGGGCTGGACGCGACCATCCGCATTGCCGACATGCCCGACAGTTCGCTTCGCGCGCGCAAACTGGCGGACGTGATGCTGCATGTGGTCGCATCGCCCGCCTATCTGGCCGAACGCGGCAGGCCCGTTCATCCGTCCGATCTTAGCGGCCATCATTGCCTGTGCTACTCCAATTCGCCCACCCCCGGCGTGTGGCGCTTTTTCGGGCCGGGGCGGCAGCATGTCGTGGTGCAGGTTCATGCGCGCCTCACCGTCAATAGCGGCGAAGCGATGCTGCCCGCGCTGGGGGAGGGCATTGGCATTGCGCGTCTTCCCGATTTCATCGTGGGCGATGCGCTGGCGGCGGGCGATCTGGAGGAAATCCTGCACGACTGGCGCCCCCCTGCGCTGGGTCTTCATCTGGTGACGCCGCCATCGCGCCTGCGCCCCGCGCGGGTCGAGGCGCTGCTCGATTTCCTTGTGCGTCATCATGATTGCTGA
- a CDS encoding cytidine deaminase, translating into MRKEASAKALVEAARTAMAHAHAPYSGFAVGAAVRLTDGQIVTGANFENASHGLSLCAETVVLATVNSLGRLADVEAIAVAGGKDCISPCGRCRQVMHEAEQIAGRPIAVYCAAASGDAMMEHGVATLLPHAFGPADLGVTKKKS; encoded by the coding sequence ATGAGGAAAGAGGCATCCGCGAAAGCTCTGGTGGAAGCGGCGCGAACGGCAATGGCGCATGCCCATGCGCCCTATAGCGGCTTTGCGGTGGGAGCGGCGGTGCGGTTGACGGATGGGCAGATCGTCACCGGCGCGAATTTCGAGAATGCGAGCCATGGCCTGTCGCTTTGCGCCGAAACAGTGGTGCTGGCGACCGTCAACTCGCTGGGGCGGCTGGCCGATGTGGAGGCGATCGCCGTGGCGGGCGGCAAGGATTGCATCTCGCCCTGTGGCCGGTGCCGTCAGGTCATGCATGAAGCGGAGCAGATTGCGGGCCGCCCCATCGCCGTCTATTGCGCTGCTGCAAGCGGCGACGCCATGATGGAACATGGCGTCGCCACGCTGCTGCCCCATGCCTTCGGTCCGGCGGACCTGGGCGTCACGAAGAAGAAAAGCTGA
- a CDS encoding MAPEG family protein has protein sequence MPVELKILAWGTVLLLVHIFAAAHLKTRQYGAGWNMGARDETLPPLRPMAGRLVRAQANFQETFPIAIVALIGVVLAGRTSEWTALGGWIWLGARLIYLPLYGLGVPVVRTLAFAVSLAGLVMVLMPLIRG, from the coding sequence ATGCCCGTCGAACTCAAGATCCTGGCCTGGGGCACGGTCTTGCTGCTGGTGCATATCTTCGCGGCCGCGCATCTCAAGACTAGGCAATATGGCGCTGGGTGGAACATGGGAGCGCGGGATGAAACGCTGCCGCCGCTGCGTCCCATGGCCGGACGGCTCGTGCGGGCGCAGGCCAATTTTCAGGAGACCTTCCCCATCGCCATCGTGGCGCTGATCGGCGTCGTGCTGGCAGGGCGGACGAGCGAATGGACCGCGTTGGGCGGGTGGATCTGGCTGGGGGCTCGGCTGATATATCTGCCGCTTTACGGGCTGGGTGTGCCGGTCGTGCGGACGCTGGCCTTTGCGGTCAGCCTTGCCGGGCTGGTCATGGTGCTGATGCCGTTGATCCGGGGATAG
- a CDS encoding GH25 family lysozyme, whose translation MGFALAVSAALMTALWLYARGWAPDRDHYPMQGVSVDAGNGVIDWGTLAAQGTDFAYIRAANGWGQRDPAFGANWAETRKAGIRYGAMLEFGLCRRAYEQATPFITTVPRDNAALPPVVRLAFNPACKARPGRDKVLSELNTLINLIESHSGKPVLLNVTKDFDADYDIGSGINRTLWLDGNFFPPDYATRPWVVWTASDMRHIDGVDGPVRWNVVAP comes from the coding sequence ATGGGCTTTGCGCTGGCGGTGAGCGCGGCGCTCATGACGGCGCTGTGGCTCTACGCGCGCGGCTGGGCGCCGGACCGCGACCATTATCCGATGCAGGGCGTGTCGGTGGATGCGGGCAACGGCGTCATCGATTGGGGCACGCTGGCGGCGCAGGGGACGGATTTCGCCTATATCCGCGCCGCCAATGGCTGGGGCCAACGCGATCCGGCCTTCGGCGCGAACTGGGCCGAAACGCGCAAGGCCGGGATCCGCTATGGCGCGATGCTGGAGTTCGGCCTGTGCCGCCGAGCCTATGAACAGGCGACGCCCTTCATCACCACGGTGCCGCGCGACAATGCGGCCCTGCCCCCGGTCGTCAGGCTGGCGTTCAACCCCGCCTGCAAGGCACGGCCGGGACGGGACAAGGTGCTTTCGGAACTCAACACGCTCATCAACCTGATCGAAAGCCATTCGGGCAAGCCGGTCCTGCTCAACGTGACGAAGGATTTCGACGCCGATTACGACATCGGCTCGGGCATCAACCGCACGCTGTGGCTGGACGGCAATTTCTTCCCGCCCGATTATGCGACGCGGCCGTGGGTGGTGTGGACCGCCAGCGACATGCGGCACATCGACGGGGTGGACGGTCCTGTGCGCTGGAATGTGGTCGCGCCATGA
- a CDS encoding UPF0262 family protein: MADPRIIDIKLDERTILWRNADVEQERRIAIFDLLEDNHFAPQRVHEDGYAGPYKVLLRVEDGRLVIEMQREDDSPLEAVILGLGRFRRPIREYFAICDSYYQAINNASPQQIETVDMARRGIHNQAAEMLMERLEGKIEVDFDTARRLFTLICVLHIKG; encoded by the coding sequence ATGGCCGATCCTCGCATCATAGACATAAAACTCGACGAACGCACGATCCTGTGGCGCAACGCCGATGTCGAACAGGAACGGCGCATCGCGATCTTCGACCTGTTGGAAGACAATCATTTCGCGCCGCAGCGAGTGCATGAGGACGGCTATGCCGGTCCCTACAAGGTGCTGCTGCGGGTCGAGGACGGGCGGCTGGTGATCGAAATGCAGCGCGAAGACGACAGCCCGCTGGAAGCCGTGATCTTGGGGCTGGGCCGGTTCCGTCGGCCTATCCGGGAATATTTCGCGATCTGCGACAGCTATTATCAGGCGATCAACAACGCCTCGCCCCAGCAGATCGAGACGGTGGACATGGCGCGACGCGGCATCCACAATCAGGCGGCGGAAATGCTGATGGAACGGCTGGAAGGCAAGATCGAGGTGGATTTCGACACCGCACGGCGGCTCTTCACGCTGATCTGCGTGTTGCATATCAAGGGGTGA
- a CDS encoding metallophosphoesterase: MIALPAWLRRKAPMTAPLSPSVGDDRRVYAIGDIHGRNDLLGDLLELIARDHEARGAMPAHLILLGDLVDRGPCSAQVIERAMELARTDPLVRFVKGNHEEAFLLAARGHVRATHFFRQYGGAETAASYGLDPRECRAMDDEELADWMADNVPQAHVDFVEGFEDSVEMGDYFFVHAGVKPGIALHAQSPDDLRWIRAEFLDYPHGHEKVIVHGHSISEDVDECSNRIGIDTGAYRSGRLTAIGLEGTARWFIQTGVERDLGEHS; encoded by the coding sequence ATGATCGCCCTTCCCGCATGGCTGCGCCGCAAAGCGCCGATGACAGCGCCCCTGTCGCCCAGCGTCGGCGACGACCGGCGGGTCTACGCCATCGGGGACATCCATGGCCGGAACGACCTTCTGGGCGATCTTCTGGAGTTGATCGCGCGCGACCATGAGGCGCGCGGGGCGATGCCGGCGCATCTGATCCTGCTGGGCGACCTGGTCGACCGGGGCCCCTGCTCCGCGCAGGTGATCGAACGCGCCATGGAACTGGCGCGGACCGATCCTCTCGTCCGCTTCGTCAAGGGCAATCATGAGGAAGCATTCTTGCTGGCGGCGCGGGGCCATGTCCGCGCGACCCACTTCTTCCGGCAATATGGCGGGGCGGAAACGGCGGCGAGCTATGGGCTGGACCCGCGGGAATGCCGCGCCATGGACGATGAGGAACTGGCGGACTGGATGGCCGACAATGTGCCGCAGGCCCATGTCGATTTCGTGGAAGGGTTCGAGGACAGCGTGGAGATGGGCGATTATTTCTTCGTCCATGCAGGGGTGAAGCCGGGCATCGCGCTCCATGCCCAGTCGCCCGACGACCTGCGCTGGATCAGGGCCGAGTTCCTCGACTATCCGCACGGGCATGAGAAGGTCATCGTCCATGGCCATAGCATCAGCGAGGATGTGGACGAATGCTCCAACCGCATCGGCATCGATACGGGCGCCTATCGCTCCGGGCGGCTCACCGCCATCGGGCTGGAAGGGACGGCGCGGTGGTTTATCCAGACGGGGGTGGAACGGGATTTAGGAGAACATAGCTAA
- a CDS encoding replicative DNA helicase, producing the protein MVELVKINAAPDAGGPELPRNVEAEAALLGALMIDNRIAEDIQLKLKPEHFFEPLHGRIYEAVMKLVERDMIANPVTLKPLLDQDPALKELGGAGYLAQLTGNGAALLGARDFAQQIYDLALLRQLVNVGRELVENALDTSEDVNPREQIEQAEVSLYKVSEGEGEVGSVKSFAAATTMAVQVAERALNSGGHVSGITTGINSLNEKIGGLHNSDLMILAGRPGMGKTSLATNIAYNAASRWLRDHADGIPPEKNMGAKTAFFSLEMSADQLATRVLAEQSGISGEALRMGKISRADFQNLSRAARELQELPLFIDDTPGLTIAALRTRARRLKRRHDIGFVIVDYLQLLQGTGKGSDNRVQEISEISRGLKTLAKELNVPVLALSQLSRAVEQREDKRPQLSDLRESGSIEQDADMVWFVFREDYYVAAKEPGNKESPEHLEWAQEMERIYGLAELIVAKQRHGSTGRIRMKFDAKITRFSDLAEGSYMEDYE; encoded by the coding sequence ATGGTTGAACTGGTGAAGATCAATGCCGCTCCCGATGCGGGTGGCCCCGAACTGCCGCGCAATGTGGAGGCGGAGGCCGCGCTGCTGGGCGCGCTGATGATCGACAACCGGATCGCCGAGGACATCCAGCTCAAGCTGAAGCCCGAACATTTCTTCGAGCCGCTGCATGGCCGCATCTATGAAGCGGTGATGAAGCTGGTCGAGCGCGACATGATCGCCAATCCGGTGACGCTGAAACCCCTGCTCGATCAGGACCCGGCGCTCAAGGAACTGGGCGGCGCAGGCTATCTGGCGCAACTGACCGGCAATGGCGCGGCGCTGCTGGGCGCGCGCGATTTCGCGCAGCAGATCTACGACCTGGCCTTGCTCCGGCAGCTTGTGAATGTCGGACGGGAACTGGTTGAAAATGCGCTGGATACCAGCGAGGACGTCAATCCCCGCGAACAGATAGAGCAGGCCGAAGTCTCGCTCTATAAAGTGTCGGAAGGGGAGGGCGAAGTCGGTTCGGTCAAGAGCTTCGCCGCCGCCACCACCATGGCCGTGCAGGTGGCAGAACGTGCGTTGAACAGCGGCGGCCATGTGTCGGGCATCACGACCGGCATCAACAGCCTCAACGAGAAGATCGGCGGCCTTCACAATTCGGACCTCATGATCCTGGCGGGCCGTCCGGGCATGGGCAAGACCTCGCTCGCCACCAACATCGCCTATAATGCCGCCTCCCGCTGGCTGCGCGACCATGCCGACGGCATCCCGCCGGAAAAGAATATGGGCGCCAAGACGGCCTTCTTCAGTCTGGAAATGTCGGCGGACCAGCTTGCCACGCGCGTTCTGGCGGAACAATCCGGGATCAGCGGCGAAGCGCTTCGCATGGGCAAGATCAGCCGCGCCGATTTCCAGAACCTTTCCCGCGCCGCCCGCGAGTTGCAGGAACTGCCGCTGTTCATCGACGACACCCCCGGCCTCACCATCGCGGCGCTTCGCACCCGCGCGCGTCGTCTGAAGCGTCGCCATGACATTGGCTTCGTCATCGTCGACTATCTTCAGTTGTTGCAGGGCACGGGGAAGGGTAGCGACAATCGCGTGCAGGAGATTTCGGAAATCTCCCGTGGCTTGAAGACCCTGGCGAAGGAATTGAACGTCCCGGTGCTGGCGCTGTCCCAGCTCAGCCGTGCCGTCGAGCAGCGCGAGGACAAGCGTCCCCAGCTATCGGACTTGCGCGAATCCGGCTCGATCGAACAGGATGCGGACATGGTATGGTTCGTCTTTCGCGAGGATTATTATGTCGCCGCCAAGGAACCGGGAAACAAGGAAAGCCCCGAGCATCTTGAATGGGCACAGGAAATGGAGCGTATCTACGGCCTTGCGGAGTTGATCGTCGCGAAGCAGCGCCACGGCTCCACCGGCCGCATCCGCATGAAGTTCGATGCGAAGATCACGCGCTTCTCCGACCTGGCGGAGGGCAGCTATATGGAAGATTACGAATAA
- the cobA gene encoding uroporphyrinogen-III C-methyltransferase — protein sequence MAENVPATVYLVGAGPGDPELLTLRAARLIGAARVIVHDGLVSREILAMAAPEAELISVAKQRSRHSMPQQDINALLVRLAKAGQSVVRLKGGDPFIFGRGGEEVDACREAGVPVEVVPGISAAIGSAAQAQLPLTHRAASSAVSFVAGQCKGLTDQDWSGLAGKGRTLVIYMGVATAADIADKLMADGVAPGIPVAVLENGTRPDMRTLRTLLADLGDMVKREQVKSPALIVVGEVAAHALARDVLAGWSAQAEMVSEMHK from the coding sequence ATGGCCGAAAATGTCCCTGCCACCGTTTATCTCGTCGGCGCGGGTCCGGGCGATCCGGAACTGCTGACGCTGCGCGCCGCCCGCCTGATCGGCGCGGCGCGGGTGATCGTGCATGACGGCCTCGTTTCCCGCGAGATATTGGCGATGGCCGCGCCGGAGGCGGAATTGATCTCCGTCGCCAAGCAGCGCAGCCGCCATTCCATGCCGCAGCAGGACATCAACGCCCTGCTGGTGCGGCTGGCGAAAGCCGGGCAGTCGGTGGTGCGGCTGAAGGGCGGCGACCCCTTCATCTTCGGACGCGGGGGCGAGGAAGTGGACGCCTGCCGCGAGGCTGGAGTGCCAGTAGAAGTCGTGCCGGGCATCAGCGCGGCGATCGGCAGCGCAGCGCAGGCGCAACTCCCCCTCACCCACCGCGCTGCGTCGAGCGCGGTCAGCTTCGTCGCCGGCCAGTGCAAAGGACTGACGGATCAGGACTGGTCGGGACTTGCGGGCAAGGGGCGAACCCTCGTCATCTATATGGGCGTCGCGACGGCGGCGGACATCGCCGACAAGCTGATGGCCGATGGCGTCGCGCCAGGCATTCCCGTCGCGGTGCTGGAAAACGGCACGCGCCCTGATATGCGGACGCTTCGCACGCTGCTCGCCGATCTGGGCGACATGGTGAAGCGGGAACAGGTGAAGAGCCCGGCGCTGATCGTCGTCGGGGAAGTGGCGGCTCATGCCTTGGCGCGCGACGTGCTGGCGGGATGGAGCGCGCAGGCGGAGATGGTTTCGGAGATGCACAAGTGA
- a CDS encoding phosphoadenylyl-sulfate reductase, which produces MAKAAREIDLIDARSAFTQADADALNQRFEGVDTLPMLKTVFAEGLAGNVAVVSSFGTESAVLLHLVAQADRTVPVIFVDTLKMFGETLDYRDTLIERFGFTDSRVVAPKPDVIAAKDETGLRWSYDPDGCCEIRKVEPMARAKDGLDAWISGRKAFQSVTRQNLPRFEVEDGRLKLNPLGDWTKADLEAYFAEHDLPRHPLEAQGYLSIGCEPCTSKVLPGEDPRAGRWRGWDKVECGIHSPVSTVTPVGDPDDPANQPVF; this is translated from the coding sequence ATGGCTAAAGCCGCCCGTGAAATCGACCTGATCGACGCCCGCTCCGCCTTTACCCAGGCCGACGCCGATGCCCTGAACCAACGGTTCGAAGGCGTGGACACGCTGCCCATGCTGAAGACGGTCTTTGCCGAGGGACTGGCGGGCAATGTCGCCGTCGTCTCCTCCTTCGGCACGGAAAGCGCCGTGCTGCTGCATCTGGTGGCGCAGGCGGACCGCACTGTGCCGGTGATCTTCGTCGATACCCTCAAGATGTTCGGCGAGACGCTGGACTATCGCGACACGCTGATCGAACGCTTCGGGTTCACCGACAGCCGGGTGGTCGCGCCCAAGCCGGATGTGATCGCGGCGAAGGACGAAACGGGCCTGCGCTGGTCCTACGACCCGGACGGCTGCTGCGAGATCCGCAAGGTCGAGCCGATGGCCCGCGCCAAGGACGGCCTCGATGCCTGGATTTCCGGCCGCAAGGCGTTCCAGTCGGTGACGCGCCAGAACCTGCCCCGCTTCGAGGTGGAGGATGGGCGGCTGAAGCTCAATCCGCTGGGCGATTGGACCAAAGCCGATCTGGAAGCCTATTTCGCCGAACATGACCTGCCCCGGCATCCGCTGGAGGCGCAGGGCTATCTGTCCATCGGCTGCGAGCCGTGCACGTCCAAGGTCCTGCCGGGCGAAGACCCGCGCGCGGGCCGGTGGCGCGGATGGGACAAGGTGGAATGCGGCATCCACTCGCCGGTTTCGACTGTGACGCCGGTCGGCGATCCCGACGATCCCGCCAACCAGCCCGTATTCTGA
- a CDS encoding nitrite/sulfite reductase codes for MYRYDSYDQSIVDARVEEFRDQVQRRLAGHLTEDQFKPLRLMNGLYLQLHAYMLRVAIPYGTLSAKQMRKLGEIARKYDRGYGHFTTRTNIQYNWIKLADAPDILAELATVEMHAIQTSGNCIRNISSDQYAGVAADEVTDPRPWAELLRQWSTFHPEFTYLPRKFKICVIASEEDRAAMRLHDIGLKLVKRGDEIGAEVYAGGGMGRTPMVGPQIRDFVTEDEIVSYLEACLRVYNRYGRRDNKFKARIKILVHELGVEEYKRQVEEEFAHMKTLGLNPPREELDRIRPFFANPAYEQGLSDEIDRSDPAFALWVERQVVDHKQSGYAIVNISLKPVGGIPGDASADQIDLVADLAERYSLDELRVTHAQNLVLPHVRKADLYAIWQKLDEAGLAEANLDLIGDIIACPGLDYCSLANARSIPLAQKLSQRFASPERQKDLGELKLKISGCINACGHHHAGHIGILGVDRKGVENFQLLLGGSGAEDASLGQITGPGFSEDGVVDAIEKVTDIYLAEREQGERFLDTYRRIGMKPFKEAIYG; via the coding sequence ATGTATCGTTACGACAGCTACGACCAGTCCATCGTCGACGCCCGCGTCGAGGAGTTCCGCGATCAGGTGCAGCGCCGCCTTGCCGGACATCTGACCGAGGACCAGTTCAAGCCGCTGCGGCTGATGAACGGCCTCTACCTCCAGCTTCACGCCTATATGCTGCGCGTCGCCATCCCCTATGGCACATTGTCGGCGAAGCAGATGCGCAAGCTGGGCGAGATCGCGCGCAAATATGACCGGGGCTACGGCCATTTCACAACGCGGACCAACATCCAGTATAACTGGATCAAGCTGGCCGACGCGCCCGACATCCTCGCCGAACTGGCGACGGTGGAGATGCACGCCATCCAGACCAGCGGCAACTGCATCCGCAACATCTCGTCCGACCAATATGCGGGCGTCGCCGCCGACGAGGTGACGGACCCCCGCCCCTGGGCGGAACTGCTGCGGCAATGGTCGACCTTCCATCCGGAATTCACCTATCTGCCGCGCAAGTTCAAGATTTGCGTGATCGCGTCGGAAGAGGACCGCGCGGCGATGCGGTTGCACGACATCGGCCTCAAGCTCGTGAAGCGCGGGGATGAGATCGGCGCGGAAGTCTATGCCGGTGGCGGCATGGGACGGACGCCGATGGTCGGGCCGCAAATCAGGGACTTCGTGACCGAAGATGAGATCGTGTCTTATCTGGAAGCGTGCCTGCGCGTCTACAACCGCTATGGCCGCCGCGACAACAAGTTCAAGGCGCGGATCAAGATCCTGGTCCACGAACTGGGCGTCGAGGAATATAAGCGGCAGGTCGAGGAAGAATTCGCCCATATGAAGACGCTGGGGCTGAACCCGCCCCGCGAGGAACTGGACCGCATCCGCCCCTTCTTCGCCAATCCCGCCTATGAGCAGGGATTGAGCGACGAAATCGACCGCAGCGATCCGGCCTTCGCGCTATGGGTCGAACGGCAGGTCGTCGATCATAAGCAATCCGGCTATGCCATCGTCAACATCAGCCTGAAGCCGGTGGGCGGCATTCCCGGCGACGCTTCGGCCGACCAGATCGATCTGGTGGCGGATTTGGCGGAACGCTATTCGCTCGACGAACTGCGCGTCACCCATGCCCAGAACCTCGTCCTGCCGCATGTGCGGAAAGCGGACCTCTACGCCATCTGGCAGAAGCTGGACGAAGCGGGGCTGGCCGAGGCCAATCTGGACCTGATCGGCGACATCATCGCCTGCCCCGGCCTCGATTATTGCAGCCTTGCCAATGCACGGTCGATCCCGCTGGCGCAGAAGCTGTCCCAACGCTTCGCGTCGCCGGAGCGGCAGAAGGACCTTGGCGAACTGAAGCTCAAGATTTCCGGCTGCATCAACGCCTGCGGCCACCATCATGCGGGCCATATCGGCATCCTTGGCGTGGACCGGAAGGGCGTGGAGAATTTCCAGCTTCTGCTCGGCGGATCGGGCGCGGAGGATGCTTCGTTGGGCCAGATCACCGGCCCCGGCTTTTCCGAGGACGGCGTGGTCGACGCGATCGAGAAGGTCACGGACATCTATCTGGCGGAGCGCGAGCAGGGCGAACGCTTCCTCGACACCTATCGCCGCATCGGCATGAAGCCCTTCAAGGAGGCGATCTATGGTTGA
- the dcd gene encoding dCTP deaminase: MAILSDKWIREQALNSGMIEPFVENQRRDGCISYGLSSYGYDARVADEFKIFTNVDSAVVDPKDFASNSFVDRKTDCCIIPPNSFALARTVEYFRVPRDVLVICLGKSTYARCGIIVNVTPLEPGWEGHVTLEFSNTTPLPAKIYANEGACQFLFLQGNEPCEVSYADRAGKYMGQQGVTLPRL; encoded by the coding sequence ATGGCTATCCTGTCGGACAAATGGATTCGCGAGCAGGCCCTGAACAGCGGCATGATCGAGCCTTTCGTGGAAAATCAGCGGCGGGACGGCTGCATCAGCTACGGCCTCTCCTCCTATGGTTATGACGCGCGGGTGGCGGACGAGTTCAAGATTTTCACCAATGTCGACAGCGCCGTGGTGGACCCCAAGGATTTCGCGTCGAACAGCTTCGTCGACCGCAAGACCGACTGCTGCATCATCCCGCCCAACAGCTTCGCGCTCGCCCGCACGGTCGAATATTTCCGGGTGCCGCGTGACGTGCTGGTCATCTGCCTCGGCAAGTCCACCTATGCGCGGTGCGGGATCATCGTGAACGTCACCCCGCTCGAGCCGGGCTGGGAGGGGCATGTGACGCTGGAATTTTCCAACACCACGCCCCTGCCCGCCAAGATCTACGCCAATGAGGGCGCGTGCCAGTTCCTGTTCCTGCAAGGCAATGAGCCGTGCGAGGTGAGCTATGCCGACCGGGCGGGGAAATATATGGGCCAGCAAGGGGTGACATTGCCGCGCCTCTGA
- a CDS encoding DUF2849 domain-containing protein: MKILTGNDLGTGDVIWWAGDGWSRQVGDSADVGEKGEDLVRSEEAAQRVVGAYVIDATVTDEGIRPAHIKDRIRALGPTVRPDLSLKPNDADAGNWVI; encoded by the coding sequence GTGAAGATTCTGACCGGCAACGACCTTGGCACCGGCGACGTGATCTGGTGGGCGGGCGACGGCTGGTCGCGGCAGGTCGGCGATTCGGCCGATGTCGGCGAGAAGGGCGAAGACCTCGTCCGCTCCGAGGAAGCCGCGCAGCGCGTGGTGGGCGCCTATGTGATCGACGCGACCGTGACCGATGAAGGCATCCGCCCCGCGCATATCAAGGACCGCATCCGTGCCTTGGGACCAACGGTGCGCCCCGACCTCTCGCTCAAACCGAATGACGCCGACGCCGGCAACTGGGTGATCTGA
- a CDS encoding DUF934 domain-containing protein, with protein MVEFLTFRDGDAAQEPAVTVESFTGQSNSTAVRIEAGEDARELLPYLDRLSLVEVNFPAYTDGRGYSAARILREAGYQGELRAVGDVLVDQIVPMRRCGFDSFRPDKALDDDAVQRALNRYADVYQKTVDGRRPVWAKRHPESVNG; from the coding sequence ATGGTTGAGTTCCTGACTTTCCGCGACGGCGACGCCGCGCAGGAACCCGCCGTGACGGTCGAATCCTTCACCGGCCAGTCCAACTCCACCGCCGTCCGCATCGAAGCGGGCGAGGATGCGCGGGAATTGCTGCCCTATCTCGACCGGCTTTCCTTGGTGGAGGTGAATTTCCCCGCCTATACCGACGGGCGCGGCTATTCGGCGGCGCGCATCCTGCGGGAGGCGGGCTACCAGGGCGAACTGCGCGCCGTGGGCGATGTGCTGGTGGACCAGATCGTCCCCATGCGCCGATGCGGCTTCGACAGCTTCCGGCCCGACAAGGCGCTGGACGACGATGCCGTACAGCGCGCCCTTAATCGCTATGCCGACGTGTATCAAAAAACCGTCGATGGCCGCCGCCCGGTATGGGCGAAACGGCACCCGGAGAGTGTGAATGGCTAA